GAAGTATAAAAAGGTTTCACTACTCTTGTCGTCTCCCTGTAACACCAAAATCAGGAAATGTGACTAGTCTTTTTTATGGTTCGATGCCTTTCAAGTTACGAAACATCGAGATACGGACTTACAGTTGATGGTGTGTAGACTTGCTTTCACTGTCCCACCTGAACAATCATGAAAGGCCTGGGGTAACATCTCCAGTGTGTCCCATTTCCTCTTCTGCTCTACGTCACTCGCCCGTGAATGTACCAAATGAACTGAAAGTAGAAATCAATAGTGCAATTACCAAATTATTATGTTGAGTATCAATtcggacattattagctctttttaaaacaaatattgGGCAACTCGTAATCATGTAGTAGTAAGCAGAATACTGAGAGACCCTTGAGTTTGAGGCAATCTATGGCTGTGCAAATCTATGCAACCCTACCCCTCCCGATCCCCATCCAGTCCTCTGGATGGTTAGGGTAACAGTAAGAGTTACGTTTATGGCTACTACattgactttaaacctggtggacactggtgggcgctggtggacgctgtttaggatgaccgcttACAGCAGTACTATCTTAATCTTATCTACTAGTACTTGACTTACAAACTTACAAAATTACCTCCCTTGAGCCTTTAATGGAAATTAATTCAAAACAATAGAATAATATCAAAGGCATCAGTCAAATCTACAATACTTTATTGAACATCACATGTCatttaaaacaatgaaataagCGTCTAGATGGACAAAAATTGGTGATTAAATTGAGAAAATAAGACGGAAGTCTCCTACCTTCGTGCGCCATGTTGATGTTGGTAATTTGTCAATCTCGCACTCACTCGTCAGGTTCCTGATTGCACACACAATTATGAGCGTATAGAGATAGACTAAAGTTACTGGGGGCGAAAACATGGAATTCCCAACTttataggtctcactagccggtgcggaggctaGGCGGAGgcttgcctccaaaaatgacgcgacgtcatttcatgcataacccggttccagcggctgtagacttggcagtaccttactctcacacaaacctgtacatttctgaatagcttgtctcttatagaatacatctggccaagtttcaacgtcgtctagacgtacagtcatgcatagactgatgcagcacaatgcatgagacactcTGTAttttaacgcaaatttgaaagatTTCACCTCTaggccttataacttcaagattaacaaggatggtgaaaaaaaaatttcatacacatctactcatcaccttgagaaagccaactgacggctatttcaatcttttatataaaaataggctgtcattgcggcttttgtttgagttttttgccctcgaaactttaccttgagaacatgttcaatctcacaggaaccagtcgatgtcaacatcctgttgagctataaatagcatgcggggactgctcaccgcgtaagtgcacagaggaAACCtaaaataatcgtcagagctaccccttcacaaaaaacatcggacatttacattagaacaagtagcaatagggatagagtaggccatatgtatccatggtaatcactcgagattgaagaactggTTTTTTGGCCCCTGACTAGTGAAACCTGATCTCCACTGGCTACTGAGACCATAACGAGGCACAGACACTCCAgttaacctcgaccctatccgccgctcAGCGGGTcaaggaagcctcgttgatttacccgttTCAGTGTATAACGTGGATGGACTGTcaataccgagcgctctggtattgcagattattcacttgatTCGAGGTAACAcacatcctacagaaaaacaagtgaccggtcaccggaagcttacgcctCCAAATCGAgttcaaatattcaaattcaaattcaaatcttttATTAGACTAAAATGCCCACTAGGGGCCAATGACGAGTTAactgccgtcaagtaccagtctctgtaatgagtgaatggaggagactggtgaaagagtctacgtGTTTATCAATGTTGACGACAACAACGATTAACTCTTCgctgttgaaaatattttaaaggcCAAGTACATCTCGATTATTTCGCAAGCCCAGGGGGAGGAGTGGAAGGGTTAGCGGGCACCTGTACCTGCCTGGGCTTGATCATATTTTCAGGATGAAATAAGTAAGTTCAAGCTCCCAAACTAAAAAATTTCCCCTAGAAATGCATACCCCTATTTTATACCACAAAAAATGGCACGGGTTCATCAATTGTATACTGCGAATCCGCCTAGCTGTTTAGtattttgagagagaaaaatATACCGGAGTCTGTGGACAAGTGGACGGTGGGTGTGTGCGAGCGGTGTGTCTGAGTGGAGGTTATGATAAGCTGGGAGTGGACGGCGGGCAGTTGAGAAATAAATCCAGTAATTATCACGGACatctgtacatttgtacatcgAAGTCCTTGTTATAATTCAACCTTGTGGTGGTTTCTGTTTTATCCATATATTCAATACCACGATTTGATGGAATATTTATACCTCTATTTGGTAAAAACACACTTTTACCGGTGACAAAGAAGCAACTTGAAAGGAGCCAGACTTCTCAGGTTTTGCTATTATCACGTCGGTTaacgttcgcttctccggccctgcaacATTAaccccctgatttcctcaggatgcgcGTCTCCTGGACAGGTGAAGACGTAAGACGCTGAAGTATAGGCCTGGATGCAAACATAGTCTCTCCGCGGATAAAACATATTCTAGAATCAACAAATGAAGTCCATCATTGCGCAAAAAACTGGAATATTATTGTACTTATTCTAGTTTCAGTGCCATCACACCTGACTAACTCCTCAAAATGGTCAAAAAGTACATATGAGATATGGCAGCCAACACCGACCATTCCCTGTCGCGTCCGGAGGGAACCAACCTGCATTACTGCGTTGCTCAAAGATAAATTTTGTGATTCCTGAATAAGACCGCTTTATTTCTTTCCGTTAAAACTGAGCAcattgcattgccattggtatGAAAACTCCCCGCCATTACAACTCCCTCGCTGAATGTACTATTGTCTTGGTTCTTTGTTAGCTGCACGGGTTGGTTGCGGAGTGCAATATTCACACGGCAGTGGACTGGTTTTCGTATTTTCATGTTTAAGAGATTGGACAATGTAACGATACTATAGACTCCTGGTTAGTATTTTGTCACAACAGTAGACGGTGAATAGGTAGGCTGTCTCATCTTGTATACCGGTACAATCTTCCTTTCTAAGTTTCACTGCCACAGATGATAAAATCATTCGCCGTCCGCGTTTTTAAGTCCAAATCTATATTCGTCAATTGTGTGCGAGACTTACATTTGTACGGTCTCAAGTAAGAGGGGCGACCGAAGATGTCTTTTCCTGCATCTGTGTAGACTACCGGGACAGTCCAATGCGTCATCCGCTACAGAGACGACGCCGGTCCTCTGCGTCCGCGGAGACGTGGTTCCATGATGCATCCTGACACACAGATTGTAAAGTCTTGAGAGCTCTGATAGGTAccagcagcagtgtatgaccggtcacTGATGGCACTAGCTCTGGCGTGTCTGGTTTCTTGCTCAGTGCCGTTTTTTAGaaacatcttgacccgcaatgttttgagatcacTAAATCACTCACCttgtggagctcgatagtggtgacgcaaacgcatgagggAGTCAGGATGTTTTAGAAATAGCCTTGTATACAACGAACCAGGACGTGTCGTCATTTTCTACAAACTAGGTCTTATTGTGCAACATTTTGTAGTCCTTGGTTATCACGAACTATATCATTGATATTAAATCGGACCATTAAATCTAAGTCATAATAATCATATCATTTATCTGGTCGTGATTAAACGGTTATGACTATGCAGATAGGCGTCAGAATAGGCCTTTCCTCTGTTTAGGAGAGGGACCGTATAACAAAATAAACGGCTATAGCAAAACTAAACCGGTCTTCCTAACTCGGCTCTCCAAAATAGAAGCAACTGTTTGCCATCAATGTTCAGTATAAAATAAATTGTTGATGCCATATTTCTGATCCAAAGCTACATTCCTATGCAGTGGTTACAGAATATGCCTAAATGTTAACCTGTATTGTGTTGCTTACTTAACGAAAGACTTCGTTTGAACGCCGACATGGTTATATACCCCGGCCTGATGAGCtaaacttttttctttttgttatAGCAgggaattttgagatgatccacGGTTAAAATCATTATCCATTCGTCAACAACAACATATTCAATGGCCATATGTATACACGTATCTACTTTCAGGGTTTATTCGGGACCTCCAGAGTGTGCACCAGTTGAACCATTGGAATCCAAGAGAAATGGTGATTCTAATAGTTTATGACTTTCAAGCGAGACATGCTACTTGGAACTAGATTGGTAAACAAGTAACTAGCTGCTGACGTCGGTAATCGGTATCTGGGAAAACCTTAAAAACAAGCGTATGTAGAAGTGTCGATGTTATCATGGCTAGTTCGAGTCCGCCGTGTCATTGTTCCCAGTTGATGCACTGAAGCAAGTCAGCTATAAACCGTGCTAACATTTGTATAAGCAGAACTATAGCGGAAGAAGCGTTATCATTGCCAGGAGAAGTGTTGAACAGAAGAAGACATCTGTCAATGTTATTCTAATGGACGCTAATCACCGTCACCGTTGGCATCAAGGCTAAAGGATTTATAAGTCAGCGAACCCAACATTTAATTCAGGAAAGTGGAACTTCAAATTATAGTGCTGAGGAGTTCTCACACTGGTAGGCGATAATAGGAGCGTCTGCATGCCATGTCGGTTGGTTTTTAAAACTTGATGGGACACTATAAATCAGCCTACTATTAATTTCTGTTCTCTAGTTGATCAACAGAGGAGTGTCAGGTCATCCAACTCGCCATATATAACATAGGACTGGTCTACAACTCGAAGTGAACACATATTTTTGTAAGTTTTACACCAAATTGACGCCAGTTGGCAGGAAACACGAACATTAGATTTGCAGGACAACATAATTTTTACACGTTTTTGGACTTAATTCATTATTTAGTTGACAGCTGACTGCATGGAAAGGGCACGCGCTCtattacattatttattaataTCCAATGCATCCACGATGCGAGGACTAAGCATTAAGTGCATCGAACGTTGTTTTCGAAGCAATCAACACTGAAGTCATTTCTTTCCTTCCTTCATCATTCATGAACGTTTGCTGAGAGTTCGTATTCATACTGCGGACACTCTGCATCTGTATTGGAAAACGTGATTACTAGCTGATCATCGGGGCTGATGACCTGCTATTACTCGTACACCAATTGATACTAATTAACATGGAAGTTAGAACCATTCTCGCTGCGCAATCGATGGAATTTAGTACGAATCGTTAGTAGCTTCTGTGCAGTGGTGACCTTCTGATTTTGTTATGTGACGTTTTCCGTCATTCCTGTAATTTCTCTGAGTCGATCAAATCAGAATCGTTTGTCCAGCTTGAGCTTCTGCCAACAAATTTGCGGGGTAAACTTGCAGTTTCTACGAGAGAGGAATTTGGGAGCATTATAGGTACCTCGGGAAAGGCAAGCTGGAATACTTATGGACCTCGtctcagttgttttcaatatactccgcctctctgTAAagcctgtatctcaggatgcagCTGGGTGGCTACCATAGATGATAAAGGCTACTGATATATAAGGAACAGCTTTACCGTTAATGAGGgaaaggaaatacatgtacaaatgtactatACAATAATGCACTTGCTATGATTGGTTATATCATGGTTGTTGTAGAGTGATCAATAACCCGGACGATTTTGATACAAGTGTGGATTTACCATTTAATGTATACCTCAGGGAACATTCACAAGAAGTTGGAAGATTTGTTGAAAGGCAAGACAGGATCAGTCCATATCATTCTCTGGACACTAATTACAAGAACTAGGAACAAAAAGTTTTAACGATACAGTGGCTAAGTCAACATCAGGACAAGAAGGCAGTTAAGTCTCTGATTTTGATATACTCGCGCGCGGATTAGCCATTACTCTTGATTTGTGTTCGTGTTGCGACGAAAGAATCGACCATAATGTATGTCTCTGTTTACGTCCTTTCATCGGAATATAAGGACTCCCGATTATTGATTAGGAGACATTATTTCTTGGATTACATCCAGTGGTGACAGTCTCATATCTTCTGGAGGTATAGAGTCTGAGAAGTCGGAGCTGCGTTCGAAGGATCTTTTTCCTGTATTGCTGAAGGATTAACACCAAGTTGTGAATAGAACAGACCATGGGTTCGAATGATTTTAGTACGATATCTAGTGCAATAGAGAACTATTCTCTGTCTCAGAATGATTCCTCCTATATGCATAAGCCAGGGTTGGTCAACGTAACAGCGCCACCAAACTGCAGCGACTTCGGATTGCCAGAATGCGATCCTGAAATTCTCTACGTCATTCCAATGACCATAATAACACTAGCCATCATTTTTGGGAATGTTCTCATCCTTTTGATATTCTACCGGATTCATAATAAGACTTGCCTTCCCGTGGGTTACTTGAACAATCTCGCCGTAGCTGATCTCGGAGTTGGTGCATGTAACGCCTTTTTCTGTCTCCCGCTTGTGATCCAAGGGCGTTGGCCGGATAATCATATCTACAGTGATGCTATTGGATTCATTATCAATACATTCTCAGCAGTATCCGCAACTACTTTAGGTGTTGTCAGCATTGACCGATACCTTTACGTCAGCAAGCCGTTGCGTTACCATTCCATAATGACAAAACGGATAAAAGTCGGTATCATCATTGTGCTGTGGTTGGTATCTGCGGCTCTGGGGCTACCAGGCCTCTTTGGGCTTATTCATTACTATTATGATGAACATGCTTATCTAAGCTACGTCCATTTCACAGACAGCATCG
Above is a window of Lineus longissimus chromosome 3, tnLinLong1.2, whole genome shotgun sequence DNA encoding:
- the LOC135484750 gene encoding probable G-protein coupled receptor 21, with the translated sequence MGSNDFSTISSAIENYSLSQNDSSYMHKPGLVNVTAPPNCSDFGLPECDPEILYVIPMTIITLAIIFGNVLILLIFYRIHNKTCLPVGYLNNLAVADLGVGACNAFFCLPLVIQGRWPDNHIYSDAIGFIINTFSAVSATTLGVVSIDRYLYVSKPLRYHSIMTKRIKVGIIIVLWLVSAALGLPGLFGLIHYYYDEHAYLSYVHFTDSIVMTVIYCGGVLLPVTVTMVVCYVKIYVIARRHMKEMRERGYEQKPSIHVVTTLVLTVLCFVLCWTPYAVHHFVKALTKYDPQIRLLDFGVTWLAGANSCANCVIYWLRQTEVRNEVRSLLCRACCAKAPAKALSNTSAYLAIVNGGPVPPSNISVDFDGDKRKASDDWPVGHKPNSDVTDPSGQENELQVINSGV